A window from Xiphophorus maculatus strain JP 163 A chromosome 17, X_maculatus-5.0-male, whole genome shotgun sequence encodes these proteins:
- the nup50 gene encoding nuclear pore complex protein Nup50, with the protein MAKRIADKELTDRNWDLEEEGEEAGTFSVASEDVLKSRAIKKAKRRNTGGESEGGGAFKGFKGFSMATSSTTPSSSLTAFSGFGGTGSFKGFGGLSNGTGSTASFGGFPSAAKAGVAFNGPSSAQPGTDIVAQQTNGSAPGPSPAPCSRSREYSRQLTALNQSVRDWISKHVNDNPLCDLNPIFRDYERHLASIERQYGASAEETQQGDASTPPPPAPSSSSSSSSVALFSFSKTSTEDLGQKRSGSAPLPAGVSFNFGQKVDAPALGSLASKPSVPSFSFSSSSNQSSPFGAAGPSAALSFGGTKTSDAPAADDKDEESEEPPKPEVKEVKEDDAFYSKKCKLFYKKELEFKEKGVGTLHLKRTAEGKTQMIIRADTNLGNILLNILVPPTLPCSRVGKNNVMVVCVPNPPVDDKNPSVAVPLLIRVKTAEDADELHKTLEEKKR; encoded by the exons ATGGCAAAGAGGATCGCTGATAAGGAGCTGACAGACAGGAACTGGGacctggaggaggagggagaggag GCCGGGACGTTTTCTGTTGCGAGTGAGGATGTGTTGAAGAGCCGCGCCATAAAGAAAGCCAAACGCAGAAACACTGGAGGAGAG agcgAAGGGGGAGGAGCTTTCAAAGGGTTTAAAGGCTTCTCCATGGCAACGTCCTCAACCACGCCCTCCAGCAGCCTCACAGCGTTCTCCGGGTTCGGGGGTACCGGCAGCTTTAAAGGCTTCGGAGGCCTGAGCAACGGAACCGGCTCCACAGCTTCGTTTGGAGGATTCCCGTCTGCTGCAAAGGCCG gTGTGGCGTTCAATGGGCCCTCCTCAGCCCAGCCCGGGACTGACATCGTGGCCCAGCAGACCAATGGCTCCGCCCCCGGCCCTAGCCCCGCCCCCTGCAGCCGCAGCAGGGAGTACAGCCGGCAGCTGACGGCGCTCAACCAGTCGGTGCGCGACTGGATCAGCAAGCATGTGAACGACAACCCGCTGTGCGACCTCAACCCCATCTTCAGAGACTACGAGCGCCACCTGGCCAGCATCGAGCGGCAGTACGGCGCCAGCGCCGAGGAGACGCAGCAGGGAGACGCCTCCACTccccctcctcctgctccctcttcatcatcctcctcttcctcagtggCTCTGTTCTCCTTCAGTAAAACCTCGACAGAAGATTTGGGTCAGAAACGCTCCGGCTCGGCGCCGCTCCCTGCCGGCGTCTCCTTTAACTTCGGGCAGAAGGTGGACGCACCTGCCCTGGGGTCCTTGGCATCCAAACCGTCCGTCCCCAGcttttccttctcctcctcatccAATCAGAGCTCCCCGTTCGGAGCAGCTGGACCCTCGGCTGCATTGTCCTTTGGCGGGACCAAAACTTCAGATGCCCCAGCTGCAG ACGACAAAGACGAAGAATCGGAGGAGCCTCCCAAACCAGAGGTCAAGGAGGTCAAAGAGGACGACGCCTTCTACTCTAAGAA GTGTAAGTTATTCTACAAGAAGGAGTTGGAGTTCAAAGAGAAAGGCGTGGGAACGCTGCACCTCAAACGCACCGCAGAGGGGAAGACCCAGATGATCATCAGAGCCGACACCAACCTGG GAAACATTCTGCTGAACATCCTTGTGCCGCCCACCCTGCCGTGCTCGCGGGTCGGGAAGAACAACGTCATGGTGGTCTGTGTGCCGAACCCGCCCGTCGACGACAAGAACCCGAGCGTGGCCGTCCCCCTGCTGATCCGAGTGAAGACCGCAGAGGACGCCGACGAGCTCCACAAGACGCTGGAGGAGAAGAAACGCTGA